The following proteins come from a genomic window of Gynuella sunshinyii YC6258:
- a CDS encoding PASTA domain-containing protein has translation MKAIQVYARFMNSQDQPVNSLAVSVETFDLQKNAWTELAKSASRSNGVINFRIAFTRNESPVLRLSEAEGEAKVLASACYIYYDNRNQLLSYDFGDIELLEDTAYPLTPTQSRFSNQSITLSGQANRPEVSAAVLMRNLSAINRSGILTTNVGTVAGTVKPTATTAEKAAASLALDVSSIPITVDTYNAELIKFRSIEANLQNTISLKDQDLAAQKTLLENSQKQITQLQKEVTRAQTAEVKLQQQNAIFTDEEKRLAPIDQIASNIGAQIDSANKKLQQETRPYQIQNISLQLKGSISANGQSIALARLTDGEAQLSNAQVMTLDLVKTAQPATTTEVLLPDVSGLTESSVRRLLKSIGLKTESMTKSVGPNSQITLGQAISQSPKAGSKIALNQTVIVVFAIA, from the coding sequence ATGAAAGCCATTCAAGTGTACGCCAGATTCATGAACAGCCAGGACCAGCCGGTGAATAGTCTGGCAGTGTCAGTGGAAACATTCGACTTGCAGAAAAATGCCTGGACCGAACTGGCAAAATCAGCCAGCCGCAGCAATGGCGTCATTAACTTTCGTATCGCCTTTACTCGTAATGAATCACCTGTTCTGAGACTGAGTGAAGCGGAGGGAGAAGCCAAAGTCCTCGCCAGCGCCTGCTATATTTACTATGACAACAGAAACCAGTTACTCAGCTACGATTTTGGAGACATTGAATTACTGGAAGACACGGCCTATCCACTGACACCGACCCAATCCCGGTTCAGCAACCAAAGCATTACCCTGAGCGGTCAGGCGAATCGTCCGGAAGTGTCTGCCGCAGTGCTCATGCGCAACCTGTCTGCCATCAACCGCAGCGGCATACTCACCACTAATGTCGGCACCGTTGCCGGCACGGTCAAACCAACGGCCACCACCGCAGAAAAAGCAGCCGCCAGTCTGGCACTCGATGTCAGCTCCATACCGATTACCGTCGATACCTACAACGCCGAACTCATCAAATTTCGAAGTATTGAGGCCAACCTGCAAAACACCATCAGCCTGAAAGATCAGGATCTGGCAGCACAAAAAACATTGCTGGAAAACAGTCAAAAACAAATCACCCAACTGCAAAAGGAAGTCACCCGGGCACAAACCGCCGAGGTCAAACTGCAACAGCAAAATGCCATATTCACCGATGAAGAAAAACGCCTGGCCCCGATTGATCAGATTGCCAGTAACATCGGCGCCCAGATCGACAGTGCTAACAAAAAGCTACAACAAGAGACCCGGCCCTATCAGATTCAAAACATCAGTTTGCAGCTCAAAGGCTCCATCAGCGCCAACGGCCAGAGCATCGCACTGGCACGTCTGACCGATGGCGAAGCCCAGCTCAGCAATGCCCAGGTCATGACGCTGGATCTGGTGAAAACCGCCCAGCCAGCAACCACTACAGAGGTGCTGTTACCTGATGTCAGCGGGTTAACTGAATCGTCAGTACGACGGCTGCTGAAATCCATCGGCCTGAAAACTGAAAGCATGACCAAATCCGTCGGCCCCAACAGCCAGATTACCCTGGGCCAGGCCATTTCACAATCGCCGAAAGCGGGCTCCAAAATAGCATTGAACCAAACCGTTATTGTCGTATTTGCCATCGCCTGA
- a CDS encoding VOC family protein, whose translation MMKMNYFVVGTNNMDAAIEFYDALFETSGLHKVVPTERMTYWLGEDFAFAVAIPFDENPATHGNGTMIGFSVGSTEDVTRFYNKAIQLGGSCEGEPGQRGPRFSAYVRDLDNNKICFSD comes from the coding sequence ATGATGAAAATGAATTATTTTGTGGTTGGCACAAACAACATGGATGCCGCGATTGAGTTCTATGACGCACTGTTTGAAACCTCCGGGCTTCACAAAGTGGTACCGACAGAGAGAATGACATATTGGCTGGGTGAGGATTTCGCCTTTGCCGTAGCGATTCCCTTTGATGAGAATCCAGCGACCCATGGGAACGGTACAATGATTGGTTTCAGTGTTGGCAGTACTGAAGATGTCACAAGATTTTATAATAAGGCAATTCAATTGGGTGGCAGCTGTGAAGGTGAACCGGGTCAACGAGGGCCTCGTTTTTCGGCGTATGTCAGAGATTTGGATAACAATAAAATATGCTTCTCTGATTAA
- a CDS encoding zinc-binding dehydrogenase, whose protein sequence is MVVTNNSGPLAAVLTGPGEPITLHNFAKPNVKRGEVLLHTMYSEVCGTDVHIQQGKLAGVPYPIIPGHFAVGTVEETGGDVQSVSGRPIIRGDIVTFLDVHATCHRCWQCQVNKAPTKCPSRKVYGVSHSSNEGLLGGWSEMILLQNDVAITHLPENVSPLRFIAGGCAMPTAVHAVERGKVGLGDIVVVQGAGPVGLCTGIVAYHSGARVLIADKSTVRLEAAHTLGFEVLDLSTSDNAQSLLEYATQGQRADVVIEATGSPSAIQSGISLVRDAGRYVVVGHYSDAGSTTINPHLDINKKHLEILGTWGVEYIHFHKAIGLLARKELTPSGIKIEDAMTTIYPLHEVNKALSDVRERRVVKAVICANSGD, encoded by the coding sequence ATGGTCGTAACTAATAATTCCGGACCTTTGGCAGCAGTGCTTACAGGTCCAGGTGAACCTATTACCCTCCATAATTTCGCAAAACCAAACGTAAAACGAGGTGAAGTTTTGCTTCACACTATGTATTCCGAAGTTTGCGGAACAGACGTCCATATCCAGCAGGGTAAACTCGCAGGAGTGCCATATCCCATTATTCCAGGGCACTTTGCGGTGGGGACAGTCGAAGAAACGGGCGGAGACGTACAATCTGTTTCAGGACGACCTATTATCCGGGGAGATATCGTCACATTCCTCGATGTTCATGCGACATGTCATCGCTGCTGGCAATGCCAGGTAAACAAAGCACCAACAAAATGTCCTTCCAGAAAGGTCTATGGCGTCTCCCATTCCTCGAATGAAGGATTGCTGGGCGGATGGTCTGAAATGATTTTACTCCAAAATGACGTCGCCATAACACACCTTCCTGAAAACGTATCTCCTCTTAGATTCATTGCTGGTGGATGCGCCATGCCAACTGCCGTACACGCCGTTGAACGAGGAAAGGTCGGACTTGGAGATATCGTCGTCGTACAAGGTGCAGGCCCGGTCGGTCTGTGCACAGGAATCGTTGCATATCATTCTGGTGCCAGAGTATTGATTGCGGATAAATCAACCGTGAGGCTTGAAGCCGCTCATACACTAGGTTTTGAGGTGCTGGATCTTTCCACCTCTGACAATGCGCAGTCGTTGTTGGAGTACGCAACCCAAGGCCAAAGAGCCGATGTTGTGATAGAAGCAACTGGATCGCCCAGCGCAATTCAAAGCGGAATAAGCTTAGTACGTGACGCAGGCAGATATGTCGTGGTGGGGCACTATTCCGATGCAGGAAGTACAACCATCAACCCTCATCTGGACATCAATAAAAAACACCTTGAGATTTTAGGCACCTGGGGAGTGGAATACATCCACTTTCATAAAGCTATTGGATTACTCGCACGAAAAGAACTGACCCCCAGCGGTATAAAAATAGAGGATGCCATGACAACTATTTACCCACTGCATGAAGTAAATAAAGCTCTTTCGGATGTTCGCGAACGGCGAGTTGTCAAAGCTGTTATTTGTGCAAATTCAGGAGACTAA
- a CDS encoding PASTA domain-containing protein, producing MSEISKLVKDVVASPLADIIAAVGRGVADAQQALDEGSLAKTLEMYAEDGEEALRILREIGYQPTFYALPETIGEVKVALTLGNTSATSQANSNQGKVNTLLSRTGLNLPGIKPKIYAAPVDAGYANRYNYQAEVSAKLTFKIVPIPAPSGTDELRLLPKLTGLSAATARENLNQLDLQVQFIDAQQNEITEVDDNAIVNAQQPAHDANKPIIIRAGDEITLTLANNADE from the coding sequence ATGAGTGAAATAAGTAAGCTGGTTAAGGATGTGGTCGCCTCACCTCTGGCAGATATCATTGCCGCCGTAGGCAGGGGGGTCGCCGATGCCCAACAGGCACTGGATGAAGGATCTCTCGCCAAAACCCTGGAAATGTACGCAGAAGATGGTGAAGAAGCGTTGCGGATACTGCGTGAAATTGGTTATCAACCCACCTTTTATGCGCTGCCTGAAACCATTGGCGAGGTCAAAGTGGCCTTAACACTGGGCAACACCAGTGCGACCAGCCAGGCCAACAGCAACCAGGGTAAGGTTAACACTCTACTCTCACGCACCGGACTCAACCTGCCAGGCATCAAGCCCAAAATCTATGCCGCCCCGGTGGATGCCGGTTACGCCAACCGCTACAACTACCAGGCCGAAGTCAGCGCCAAACTCACTTTCAAAATTGTGCCGATTCCGGCACCGAGTGGCACCGACGAACTCAGATTGCTGCCCAAACTCACCGGACTCAGCGCCGCCACCGCACGGGAAAATCTAAATCAGCTGGACCTGCAGGTACAGTTCATTGATGCACAACAAAACGAAATCACCGAAGTGGATGACAACGCCATCGTGAATGCACAACAACCCGCTCACGATGCCAACAAACCCATCATTATTCGCGCCGGTGATGAAATTACCCTGACACTGGCCAATAACGCTGACGAATAA
- a CDS encoding DMT family transporter yields the protein MEIHRKVVTTAGIALVSIYSIQFVAARFSLQGDISATGLTIIRFLVAGMMYLPYLVFGNGMSKFLRLGIFRILVLTVFAGFPYLYVINTGISLTSAGYVAAVGPGSIVLFSLLLSFVLLREKPDLISWTSTLAITLGIMLFVFNTFLVETISLMGTMLFILQGFMFSMYGVLIKRWGVDAILGTAVVSITSCIPALYFLVTTDTGIFQASTSELISQAIIQGVLAGAASVFLYSFIVHQLGPQRASLFMPSVPIITTLGGYYFLGETLTVIQVLGVAAMVFGMAAPGILVFWNNRIALHTTR from the coding sequence ATGGAAATCCATCGAAAAGTCGTCACCACCGCTGGCATTGCACTTGTTTCCATCTATAGCATTCAGTTTGTGGCAGCACGGTTCAGCCTTCAGGGAGATATTTCGGCAACGGGTTTAACCATTATCCGGTTTCTGGTCGCCGGTATGATGTATCTTCCCTATCTTGTGTTTGGAAACGGAATGTCAAAGTTTCTGAGGCTGGGGATATTCAGGATTCTGGTACTCACCGTGTTCGCCGGCTTTCCCTATCTTTATGTCATTAATACCGGCATTTCATTAACTTCGGCGGGCTACGTTGCCGCCGTAGGTCCGGGTTCAATCGTATTATTTTCGCTGTTACTGTCATTCGTGCTGCTAAGAGAAAAACCGGACTTGATATCCTGGACCAGCACTCTGGCGATTACCTTGGGCATCATGCTGTTTGTCTTCAATACTTTTCTGGTTGAAACCATATCCCTGATGGGAACCATGCTATTTATTTTACAAGGCTTCATGTTCTCAATGTATGGTGTTCTGATAAAACGCTGGGGTGTAGACGCAATCCTGGGAACCGCCGTTGTTTCAATCACCTCCTGTATCCCGGCTCTTTATTTTTTGGTAACCACTGACACCGGAATTTTTCAGGCGTCAACCTCAGAATTGATCAGCCAGGCCATTATTCAGGGCGTTCTGGCAGGTGCCGCTTCTGTTTTTCTTTACAGCTTTATCGTTCATCAGTTAGGACCACAACGAGCATCGCTGTTTATGCCCAGCGTTCCCATCATTACGACATTAGGCGGATATTATTTTTTAGGAGAAACCCTTACGGTTATTCAAGTGTTAGGAGTGGCTGCCATGGTGTTTGGTATGGCAGCACCTGGCATTTTGGTCTTCTGGAATAACCGGATTGCACTTCACACAACGCGGTAA
- a CDS encoding excalibur calcium-binding domain-containing protein: protein MKKIFIVFILGFAGWSLYKDKFQNYSEFDSFASKQLWFNESTSRSSSNSNYTCDGRVYCSQMRSRAEAVFFIRNCPNTKMDGDRDGIPCENDSRF from the coding sequence ATGAAAAAAATATTTATTGTTTTTATTTTGGGTTTTGCTGGCTGGAGTTTATACAAGGATAAATTTCAGAATTATAGTGAGTTTGATTCTTTTGCAAGCAAGCAGCTGTGGTTTAACGAATCAACTTCTCGGTCTTCCTCTAATTCAAACTATACCTGTGATGGTCGTGTCTATTGTAGTCAGATGAGATCTCGTGCAGAGGCTGTTTTTTTCATAAGAAACTGTCCGAATACAAAAATGGATGGAGATAGGGATGGTATTCCATGTGAAAACGATTCTAGGTTTTAG
- a CDS encoding GNAT family N-acetyltransferase: protein MVVLRAMRQEEYPAYCQYFIDDYSQEMIANYGHSKELAIELAKQDLARSFPNGLEGSDHTLLCIEAEVEGTLTLVGYLWHAVNRDDRSTFIYDFFIASEYRSRGFGRLAIAALEKQLQVSGIDQIKLRVAYHNQRALKLYQEVGFVITGFNMSKTISSS from the coding sequence ATGGTAGTACTCAGAGCAATGCGACAAGAAGAATATCCGGCTTATTGTCAGTATTTTATTGATGATTACAGTCAGGAGATGATTGCAAATTACGGGCATTCAAAGGAGCTGGCCATTGAGTTGGCGAAGCAGGATCTGGCGCGTAGTTTTCCAAATGGTCTTGAAGGTAGCGATCATACGTTGCTATGCATCGAAGCTGAGGTTGAGGGAACGCTGACGTTGGTGGGTTATCTGTGGCATGCAGTCAATCGCGATGATCGTTCGACCTTTATCTATGATTTCTTTATCGCCAGTGAGTACAGAAGCCGTGGTTTTGGTCGGCTGGCGATTGCCGCTTTGGAAAAGCAACTGCAAGTATCAGGCATAGATCAAATCAAGTTGAGAGTGGCGTATCACAATCAACGGGCGCTCAAGCTGTATCAGGAAGTGGGTTTTGTCATCACGGGTTTCAATATGTCGAAGACGATATCGTCTTCGTAG
- a CDS encoding pilin, whose product MTGNFFKLSVFVLIFISNLALSDETYLCTFGQQERVVSIIYQNQESKLPCEVRYKKEGTTETLWRATNKTGFCEEKAESFVQKQIDWGWRCSNMVSSSTPIVVNPGTPSDSEMDIYQLKVNFAQAMAAVSPFRVQTLMYVQDMGEFPKRLEDIGFEREQMRNSNRISDLKIDNGVIKIKGNKKLGENTTIILTPRFTLGGTTIEWSCSSNLNLLDQELCNYDQNAKFD is encoded by the coding sequence ATGACCGGAAATTTTTTTAAATTATCAGTTTTTGTTTTGATTTTTATATCAAACCTTGCACTTTCAGATGAAACATACTTGTGTACTTTTGGGCAGCAAGAACGTGTTGTCTCGATTATCTACCAAAATCAAGAAAGTAAATTGCCTTGTGAGGTAAGGTACAAAAAAGAGGGCACAACAGAAACTTTATGGCGCGCGACCAATAAAACTGGGTTTTGTGAAGAAAAGGCCGAAAGCTTCGTCCAGAAGCAAATTGATTGGGGATGGAGATGCAGTAATATGGTATCCAGTAGTACTCCAATTGTCGTAAATCCAGGAACGCCTTCTGATTCTGAGATGGATATATATCAGCTTAAGGTTAATTTTGCACAAGCAATGGCGGCGGTTTCTCCCTTTAGAGTACAAACGCTTATGTATGTTCAGGATATGGGAGAATTTCCAAAAAGACTTGAGGATATCGGTTTTGAGCGCGAACAAATGCGTAACAGTAATAGGATCAGTGATCTAAAGATAGACAACGGAGTCATTAAGATTAAAGGAAATAAAAAATTAGGTGAGAATACAACCATAATACTGACTCCCAGATTTACACTGGGTGGTACCACCATTGAGTGGAGTTGTTCATCAAACTTAAATTTACTTGATCAGGAACTTTGTAATTATGATCAAAATGCCAAGTTTGATTGA